In Lonchura striata isolate bLonStr1 chromosome 38, bLonStr1.mat, whole genome shotgun sequence, the genomic stretch cctgttttttccccgactttccctgattttttttctatttccctCGATTTTTCCCGGTGTCTCCCAGTTTTCCCTGATTTCCGTCTGATTTTCCCAGTCTCCCTCGGTTTTTCCCGGTTTTCCGCGTGTTTCCCCTATTTTTCCCGATTTCCCCCGGTTTTCCCGAATCTTTCCTGTTCTCCTCAATTTCTCTTGGTTTTTCCCCGACTTTCCCCCGGGTTTTCCCGATTTTCTGCCGTTTTTCCCGCGGTTTTTCCGAATTTCCCGTTTTTCTCAATTTCCCGCggtttttcctgattttcacCGATTTTTCCTGGCTTTCCTCATTTCCCTCGGTATTCCCTGTTATTCCCCGGGTTTTCCtggcttttccccatttttcccccaattccccccccgtttttccccgttttctGCCCGTTTTTCCCGATTTCACGCGGATTTGCCCCATTCCAGCTGTACCGCTTCCTGGCCCGCCGCACCAACGCCCCGTTCAACCGCGTGGTGCTCAAGCGCCTCTTCATGAGCCGCTCCAACCGGCCCCCGCTGGCGCTGTCCCGCCTGGTgagccccaaaaaacccccaatttaccccaaaatattccccgaaaacattaaaatatccCCCGGCCCCCGCTGGCGCTGTCCCGCCTGGTGAGCCCCAAAAAACCCCGAATTCACCCCAGAATATCCCCTAAAAACACCCAAATATCCCCCGGCCCCCGCTGGCGCTGTCCCGCCTGGTGAGCCCCAAAAAACCCCgaatttaccccaaaatatcccctaaaaacattaaaatatccCCCGGCCCCCGCTGGCGCTGTCCCGCCTGGTGAGCCCCAAAAAACCCCgaatttaccccaaaatatcccctaaaaacattaaaatatccCCCGGCCCCCGCTGGCGCTGTCCCGCCTGGTGagccccaaaaaaccctgaatttaccccaaaaaattCTCCAAATACGACCCAAAGTTTTGGGGGTAATTTCccggggatttttttttttgggattttggggggattgtCCCGtgaggagtttttggggacTCCTGACGGACTTTTGgggggaattcccgggattttggggtaatttcccggtggatttttggggtgaattcccggggtttttggggtgaattcctgGTGGATATTTGGGGCAAATTCCCGGTGGATATTTGGGGATTccgggtggatttttggggtggattccgggtggatttttggggtgaattcccgggatttttggggtgaattccgtggatttttggggtgaattcccggtggatttttggggtgaattcccggggtttttggggtggattccgggtggatttttggggtgaattcccggTGGTTTTGGGCCGATTTCCCGGTGGATTTTCGGGGTGAATTCTCTGGAGTTTCGGGGTGAATTCCCGGGGTTTTGGGCCGATTTCCCGGTGGATTTTCGGGGTGAATTCCCGGTGGTTTTGGGCCGATTTCCCGGTGGacttttggggtgaattcccggCGGAtgtttggggtgaattcccggggttttgggggtgaattcctggtggatttttggggattcccggtggatttttggggtgaattcccgggatttttggggtgaattcccggggtttttggggtgaattcccggtggattttggggtgaattcccgggattttcgGGGTGAATTCCCGGGCTTTTGGGGGTGAATTCCCGGTGGATTTTCGGGGTGAATTCCCGGTGGATTTTCGGGgtgaattcccgggattttggggtgaattcccggGGTTTCCTCCCAGATCCGCATGATGCGCAAGCCGGGCCGCGCGGGCAGCACGGCCGTGGTGGTCGGCACCGTCACCGACGACGTTCGCATCCAGGACGTGCCCAAGCTCAAGGTTTGGGGCAAAATCCGGGGGATTGCGGAAAAAACGGAaatctgggaatttgggggaaatcaGGGGGAAATCAGGATTTTGGGAcgtttggtttttgggggtgtCTTTGGGATGTTTCTGGGGGTGTTTCGGGTTTTtcccggggctgtttttgggtGGATTCCGGGCGGTTTTGAGGATGTATTTTGGGTGGATTTAGGGCAGTTTTGGGGGTGGATTTTGGCCGTTTTGGGGATatatttttgggtggattttggccCTTCTGGGGAtgtatttttgggtggattttggtcGTTTTGAGGATGtattttgggcagttttgggggtgGATTTTGGCCGTTCCGGGGatggtttttgggtggattttgggtggattttggccGTTCCAGGGatggtttttgggtggattttggccGTTTTGAGGATGTAATTTGGGTagattttgggcagttttgggggtgGATTTTGGCCGTTTCGGGGATatatttttgggtggattttggccGTTTCGGGGATatatttttgggtggattttggccGTTCCGGGGatggtttttgggtggattttgggtggattttggccGTTCCGGGGATgggttttgggtggattttggccGTTCCgcgggtggattttgggtggattttgggtggattttgggtggatttgggccCTCGTGGCTCGCTGAGCCCCGGGCAGGTCTGCGCCCTCAGGGTGACGCGCGGCGCTCGGACGCGGATCCTGCGGGCCGGGGGCTCCATCCTGACCTTCGACCAGCTGGCCATGGCCTCCCCCAAGGGCAAGGGCACCGTGCTGCTCTCGGGTGGgtcagacccctccccaaattcccaaataacccaaaaaccccccaaaatcccggtgAAACTAGcccaaacaaccccaaaataaccccgatcccaaaaaaacccaaaatcaccccaaatgaCCCATCCCAAATC encodes the following:
- the RPL18 gene encoding large ribosomal subunit protein eL18, with the translated sequence MGIDIRHDKDRKVRRKEPKSQDIYLRLLVKLYRFLARRTNAPFNRVVLKRLFMSRSNRPPLALSRLIRMMRKPGRAGSTAVVVGTVTDDVRIQDVPKLKVCALRVTRGARTRILRAGGSILTFDQLAMASPKGKGTVLLSGPRKAREVFRHFGKAPGTPHSHTKPYVRSKGPKFERARGRRASRGYKN